A segment of the Fusobacterium sp. IOR10 genome:
GAATAGCATACTCATTATTTTTATCAAAGGCCCTTAATTTTTTCATCATATCCTGATCTAAGTTTTTAAATGTGGATATTTTATTTTTATCTATTTTTTCCAACATATTTTCTTTCATCATAATTTCAACATAATCAGGAGAAGGTAGTACTATATCATACCCTGTTGCTCCAGATTTAAGTTTTGTAAACATTTCTTCATTTGTAGAATAAATATCTTCAATAACTTTTATACCAGTTTCCTTTTCAAAGTTATCAAAAACTTCAGGGGGAATATATTCAGCCCAAGAATAAATATGAACTACATTTTTATTTGACAACTTAGGGTTTTCCTTTTCATTACTTTTATTATTATCTCCACAAGAAATGAAACCTAAAGCCAAAGTTCCAATTAAAATTGTTTTAGATAAATATTTTAAAACTTTTTTTTTAAACATTATACCTCCTAAAATTAAATTAATATTATCCTAAGAATCCTTTGATAATAATTTCCTCAGCTTCTTCCTCTGTTATTCCAATTGTCATTAATTTAGTTAATTGATCAGAAGCTATTCTTCCAACAGTTGCCTCATGAATAAGCTCAGCTTCAGAGTGTATAGCAGAAATTCTAGGAGATGAAGATACCTTAGCATTTCCAGTTATAATAGAATCACATTGAATATGCCCTCTACATTTTGCCTTACCAATTAACTCCATATTGAAGTTTTGAGAAGATTCCCCTTGAGCAACTGAACGGGATATAACTTGAGCAGATGATCCTTCCCCTTCTAAAGTTACAATTATATTAGATTCAGCCCTTTGATGTCCGTCAGTTAAAAGTCTTTCAGTTATTACTAATTTAGCATTTTTATGTAAAATGATTTCAGTATCCCTTACTGTGGAATCAATTCCCTTTATTTGATCCATTTCCAATTCAACAAAACTATTTTCAAAAGCTTCTATAATAGTCTTAGGGTTCATGATTCTTTTTCCACTTCCGTCACCATCCCCATAATGTTTTTCAACATATTTCATTTTTGCATTTTCCCTTACAAAAAATTCATGAACACCACTATGTCCAGAATCTTCAGTTCCGCAACCATGAATTCCGCAACCAGCTATAATAACAACATCACAGTTAGCTCCAACTTCAAAAGTATTATATACCATATCTTGTAAACCTTCTTTAGAAAGAATAACAGGTATGTGAACACTTTCATTTTTAGTGTTTTCTTTAATTATAATATCAATACCAGGCTTGTCTGTCTTAGTTATAATATTTATATTTTCAGTGGTTTTTCTAGATTCTCCCCCACCATTTTTTCTTATATTATAGGCTCCTGTTGGTACTTGGTGTAAATCTGCAATCTTTTCTAAAAGCTCTTTGTCAACATTATTTAACATATGCTCTCTCCTTTATAAGCTACAACATTTTTTACATGAATTTTT
Coding sequences within it:
- a CDS encoding SufD family Fe-S cluster assembly protein; the encoded protein is MLNNVDKELLEKIADLHQVPTGAYNIRKNGGGESRKTTENINIITKTDKPGIDIIIKENTKNESVHIPVILSKEGLQDMVYNTFEVGANCDVVIIAGCGIHGCGTEDSGHSGVHEFFVRENAKMKYVEKHYGDGDGSGKRIMNPKTIIEAFENSFVELEMDQIKGIDSTVRDTEIILHKNAKLVITERLLTDGHQRAESNIIVTLEGEGSSAQVISRSVAQGESSQNFNMELIGKAKCRGHIQCDSIITGNAKVSSSPRISAIHSEAELIHEATVGRIASDQLTKLMTIGITEEEAEEIIIKGFLG